In Engraulis encrasicolus isolate BLACKSEA-1 chromosome 15, IST_EnEncr_1.0, whole genome shotgun sequence, the following proteins share a genomic window:
- the myoz1b gene encoding myozenin-1b: MPLSAPAPPNKRKKPSKIITNFNNISQHDEEDEPEDEFDLGTKIKTPKEVMLEELTLMKGKGSRMFQMRQQRVEKFIVSTENMQNLQDLTPTFGCDLLPPVPPKPEPKEEVDEAAEKERRRREYVKTYVSPWERAMKDNQELRATMHAKMPGPKVHQDLPKFKSFNKLAMPFGGFEKGSKLLTFQAPELKAPEEEELVPALQCDIRSRPSFNRTPIGWVCNDDPTSIHMELDAMPFDGETDDL, encoded by the exons ATGCCTCTGTCAGCCCCCGCCCCACCCAACAAGAGGAAAAAGCCATCCAAGATCATCACCAACTTCAACAACATCTCACAACATG ATGAGGAGGATGAGCCTGAAGATGAGTTTGACTTGGGTACCAAGATCAAGACCCCCAAGGAGGTGATGCTGGAGGAACTGACCCTGATGAAGGGCAAAGGCTCCCGCATGTTCCAGATGCGCCAGCAACGCGTGGAGAAATTCATCGTCAGCACTGAGAACATG CAAAACCTCCAGGACCTGACTCCTACTTTCGGCTGCGATCTGCTTCCCCCAGTTCCCCCCAAGCCGGAGCCTAAAG AGGAGGTGGATGAGGctgcagagaaggagaggaggaggcgtgAATACGTCAAGACGTACGTCTCGCCATGGGAACGCGCCATGAAGGACAACCAGGAGCTCCGCGCCACCATGCATGCAAAGATGCCCGGACCAAAAGTGCATCAGGACCTGCCAAAATTCAAGAGCTTCAACAA ATTGGCCATGCCTTTCGGGGGCTTTGAGAAGGGCTCAAAGCTGCTGACCTTCCAGGCACCAGAGCTGAAGGctccagaggaggaggagctggtgccTGCGCTGCAGTGTGACATCCGCTCCCGGCCCTCCTTCAACCGCACGCCCATCGGCTGGGTGTGTAACGACGATCCGACCAGCATCCACATGGAGCTCGATGCTATGCCATTTGATGGGGAGACTGATGACCTTTGA